Proteins from a single region of Nitrospirota bacterium:
- a CDS encoding helix-turn-helix domain-containing protein — translation MAELWDIKALSAYLGIKRSTLYAHVREIPHYKINRLVRFRKEEIDAWLAGQHHDPITTTAQARSVVAALSRPSASVDHIIARSIEAVRRAYNRPIGKPGHAHGKEGR, via the coding sequence ATGGCTGAGTTGTGGGACATCAAGGCGCTGTCGGCGTATCTGGGCATCAAGCGCTCCACGCTTTACGCCCACGTTCGAGAAATCCCGCACTACAAGATCAATCGCCTGGTGCGGTTTCGAAAGGAGGAAATCGACGCCTGGCTGGCCGGCCAGCACCACGATCCGATCACGACGACTGCGCAAGCCCGATCGGTGGTGGCCGCGTTGAGTCGGCCCTCGGCTTCCGTGGATCACATCATCGCCCGCTCGATTGAGGCGGTCAGAAGAGCATATAATCGCCCCATCGGGAAACCAGGCCACGCCCACGGAAAGGAGGGGCGATGA
- a CDS encoding tyrosine-type recombinase/integrase yields MRVFQRGRMYWVTIIHQGKRIRQSLGVTDKNLAGRIAGKIQTAIAEGKWFERNPNQDKTCRQMIERYLNEHSKCNKAHTSYVRDKSLSNHVLAFFGDRPLAEIRPQLIAEYKRKRRAEAAAPKTINHELGLLSHAFKLATAEWEWTDRNPVLGVSREAVNNHIERWLTSEEETALLDASPGWLKEILVFAVNTGLRQSEILNLEWPQVDLFRRTITLLKQKNKQVDTLPVNAKALEVLKTRAKVRHFASAYVFTSREGTRLDARNLLRAFYLACKDAKIEHLRFHDLRHTFATRLVQAGVDLYTVQKLGRWRTVQMVVRYAHHYSESLRPGVEALDRVGSAVPDTI; encoded by the coding sequence ATGAGGGTGTTTCAGCGTGGCCGAATGTACTGGGTAACGATCATTCATCAGGGCAAGCGGATCCGCCAGTCGCTGGGGGTGACGGATAAGAACTTGGCGGGGCGGATCGCCGGCAAGATTCAGACAGCGATCGCCGAGGGCAAGTGGTTTGAGCGCAACCCCAATCAGGACAAGACGTGTCGGCAGATGATTGAGCGCTATCTGAACGAGCATTCCAAATGCAACAAGGCGCACACGTCGTACGTCCGCGACAAGAGCCTCAGCAATCACGTGCTGGCCTTCTTCGGCGACCGGCCGCTTGCGGAAATCAGGCCCCAGCTGATCGCGGAGTACAAGCGCAAGCGGCGCGCCGAGGCCGCGGCGCCCAAGACGATCAACCACGAATTGGGGCTGCTCTCCCATGCGTTCAAACTGGCGACTGCCGAGTGGGAATGGACGGACAGAAATCCCGTGCTTGGGGTCTCGCGCGAGGCGGTCAACAACCACATTGAACGGTGGCTGACGTCGGAGGAAGAAACCGCGTTGTTGGACGCGTCGCCGGGCTGGCTCAAAGAGATCCTCGTGTTCGCGGTCAACACGGGACTGCGACAAAGCGAGATCTTGAATTTGGAGTGGCCGCAGGTGGATCTGTTCCGACGAACGATCACGCTGCTCAAACAGAAGAACAAGCAAGTGGACACGCTCCCCGTGAACGCCAAAGCGCTGGAGGTCCTAAAGACGCGCGCCAAGGTGAGGCATTTCGCCTCGGCGTACGTGTTCACCAGCCGGGAGGGCACGCGCCTCGACGCCAGGAACCTCCTGCGCGCGTTTTATCTCGCGTGCAAGGACGCCAAGATCGAGCACCTGCGGTTTCACGATCTCCGCCACACGTTCGCGACGCGCTTGGTGCAAGCCGGCGTCGATCTGTATACCGTGCAGAAGTTGGGGCGGTGGCGGACGGTGCAGATGGTGGTGCGGTATGCGCATCACTATTCGGAGAGTTTACGGCCGGGCGTGGAGGCGTTGGACCGCGTGGGGAGCGCGGTCCCAGACACAATTTAG
- the def gene encoding peptide deformylase: MSILRIREYPDEVLKRRAEPIKNVDGKLQTLIEDMFETLYAAPGLGLAAPQVGAPIQLFVYDMGIREGEHERKIIINPTIVEQEGEIEEEEGCLSLPDYREVVKRAARVLLKGYDRDGKEVALEAKGLEARLFQHELDHLNGVLMFDRLSPLKRDLIQRKFKKRLRTEGS, translated from the coding sequence ATGTCGATCCTTCGGATACGCGAATATCCTGATGAAGTCCTGAAACGGCGGGCCGAGCCGATCAAGAACGTCGACGGCAAGCTGCAGACGTTGATCGAGGACATGTTCGAGACGCTTTATGCGGCTCCGGGCCTCGGTCTCGCCGCCCCGCAGGTGGGGGCGCCGATCCAGTTGTTCGTCTACGACATGGGCATCCGCGAAGGCGAACACGAGCGCAAGATCATCATCAACCCTACCATCGTCGAGCAGGAAGGAGAGATCGAGGAGGAAGAGGGCTGTTTGTCTCTTCCGGACTACCGCGAGGTCGTCAAACGCGCGGCCCGCGTCCTGCTCAAAGGTTATGATCGGGACGGCAAAGAGGTCGCGCTCGAAGCCAAGGGGTTGGAGGCGAGACTCTTTCAGCACGAGCTGGATCACCTCAACGGCGTGCTCATGTTCGATCGCTTGAGCCCGTTGAAACGCGACCTCATTCAGCGCAAGTTCAAGAAGCGCCTTCGTACGGAAGGCTCCTAG
- the fmt gene encoding methionyl-tRNA formyltransferase: MRVIFMGTPGFALPSLEVLQARGEDLIAVVTQPDRPQGRGRVLTPSPIKVAALRSGIPVQQPEKVRHPEFLDWCRGAAPDLIVVVAFGQILPKALLDIPRQGCINVHASLLPKYRGAAPIAWAIIRGETETGITTIQMDPGMDTGPMLVRRSLMIRPDDTAGTLGERLSQLGAQTLNETLDALKAARLSPTPQDSSQATLAPMLKKEDGRINWTQSAAAIDALVRGLDPWPSAWTEYAGETWRIWKVRVQPEPGEAGVVLRADGTGITVGAGEGSVLITQLQTPGKRKLAAREYLAGHAIKPGVRLG, translated from the coding sequence ATGCGCGTGATCTTTATGGGCACGCCCGGATTTGCGCTTCCGTCGTTGGAGGTGCTGCAGGCGCGGGGCGAAGACCTCATCGCGGTCGTGACCCAACCCGATCGGCCGCAGGGGCGGGGACGAGTTCTCACACCCTCACCTATCAAGGTGGCGGCGCTTCGAAGCGGGATTCCGGTGCAGCAGCCGGAGAAGGTCCGCCACCCGGAGTTCCTTGACTGGTGCCGGGGTGCAGCGCCCGACTTGATCGTGGTGGTCGCGTTCGGGCAGATTCTTCCAAAAGCCCTGCTCGATATTCCGCGCCAAGGCTGTATCAATGTCCACGCCTCGTTGCTCCCCAAATACCGCGGCGCCGCGCCCATCGCGTGGGCGATCATCCGCGGGGAGACCGAGACCGGCATCACCACGATTCAGATGGATCCGGGCATGGACACGGGCCCGATGTTGGTGCGTCGTTCGCTGATGATTCGTCCGGATGATACGGCGGGCACACTAGGCGAGCGGTTATCCCAACTCGGGGCGCAGACGCTGAATGAAACGTTGGACGCGCTCAAGGCCGCGCGGTTGTCGCCGACGCCACAAGACTCGTCACAGGCGACTTTGGCGCCGATGCTCAAAAAGGAGGACGGCCGGATCAACTGGACGCAGTCCGCGGCCGCGATCGACGCGCTCGTGCGCGGACTCGACCCGTGGCCGAGTGCCTGGACCGAATATGCAGGTGAAACCTGGCGGATCTGGAAAGTTCGCGTGCAACCTGAACCGGGTGAGGCCGGCGTGGTGTTGCGGGCCGACGGCACCGGTATAACAGTCGGGGCCGGAGAGGGAAGCGTCCTGATCACCCAATTGCAGACGCCGGGCAAACGGAAGCTTGCGGCCCGCGAGTACTTGGCCGGGCATGCAATCAAGCCGGGAGTTCGCCTTGGTTAG
- the rsmB gene encoding 16S rRNA (cytosine(967)-C(5))-methyltransferase RsmB produces MPALGTLPDRFRWSARRWAAELLLRAELREAFGPALLAEIPPSLSPQDRALVHELFYGVLRHRSALDWRLAACSTRRWGQLPLPVQTVLRLGAYQLLFSDRIPPHAAVHEAVALAKVMAGEGDVGFTNAVLRALERRKGELIVPDLLDHPIDHLTAEYSHPVWLVRRWLKRFGLQRTLAMCRANNAIPPTTLRVNPLRVTRERLIEVLAKEGVIAEPCRVSPQALVLKTGLPAAPRAFAQGWYYVQDEAAQLVALAVAPQPGERILDACAAPGGKSIHLAELMGDRGEIVAVDASAERIALVEENCRRMGVKSVHPVVADLSRPGDADALGRFDRILVDAPCSGLGVLRRHPEAKWHKTEALIVRLAAKQRAILDAVSPLLKPGGVLVYSTCSTEREENEDRVEAFMRAHAGWTIEDLRGRLPPDAAPLITPQGYLSTLGNPFDMDCFFAARLVNAAPGGHLG; encoded by the coding sequence GTGCCGGCGCTCGGCACGCTCCCCGACCGGTTTCGGTGGTCCGCCCGACGATGGGCGGCCGAACTCCTGCTGCGTGCCGAGCTTCGTGAGGCGTTCGGCCCCGCGCTGCTCGCGGAAATTCCGCCGTCGCTCTCCCCTCAGGACCGCGCATTGGTCCATGAACTCTTCTACGGCGTCTTACGGCACCGCTCGGCGCTGGACTGGCGCTTGGCCGCGTGTTCGACTCGTCGTTGGGGGCAGTTGCCGTTGCCGGTGCAGACCGTGTTGCGCCTTGGGGCGTATCAATTGCTGTTCTCGGATCGAATCCCGCCCCACGCGGCGGTCCATGAAGCGGTGGCGCTCGCCAAAGTGATGGCCGGTGAAGGAGACGTCGGCTTCACCAATGCGGTCTTGCGGGCGCTGGAACGGCGCAAGGGCGAGTTGATCGTCCCCGATCTGCTGGATCACCCCATCGACCATCTGACCGCGGAATACTCACATCCGGTATGGCTGGTCCGCCGGTGGCTCAAACGGTTCGGCTTGCAGCGCACGCTGGCGATGTGCCGGGCGAACAACGCGATCCCGCCGACCACGCTGCGCGTCAACCCCCTGCGCGTGACGCGTGAGCGGTTGATCGAGGTATTGGCGAAGGAAGGCGTGATCGCCGAGCCCTGTCGCGTGTCGCCTCAAGCCCTGGTGCTCAAGACCGGGCTCCCAGCAGCGCCCCGGGCGTTCGCCCAGGGCTGGTACTACGTGCAGGACGAGGCCGCGCAGCTCGTGGCCCTGGCCGTGGCACCGCAGCCCGGAGAGCGTATCCTTGACGCCTGCGCGGCGCCTGGCGGCAAGTCGATCCATCTGGCGGAATTGATGGGGGATAGGGGCGAGATCGTGGCGGTCGACGCGAGCGCCGAACGGATCGCCCTGGTCGAGGAGAACTGTCGCCGGATGGGCGTGAAGAGCGTGCACCCGGTGGTGGCGGATCTGTCGCGCCCTGGAGACGCCGACGCGCTGGGGCGCTTCGATCGCATTCTGGTCGACGCGCCGTGCTCAGGGTTGGGCGTCCTGCGCCGACACCCCGAAGCCAAGTGGCACAAGACCGAAGCCCTGATCGTCCGGCTCGCGGCCAAACAGCGCGCGATCCTCGACGCCGTTTCCCCGTTGCTCAAGCCCGGCGGCGTGTTGGTCTACAGCACCTGTTCCACGGAACGAGAAGAGAACGAGGATCGCGTGGAAGCCTTCATGAGAGCCCACGCCGGATGGACAATCGAGGATCTGCGGGGACGGCTGCCGCCGGACGCCGCGCCGCTGATCACTCCGCAAGGGTATCTCTCCACGCTCGGGAATCCGTTCGACATGGACTGTTTTTTCGCGGCGCGCCTGGTCAACGCGGCGCCTGGAGGCCACCTCGGATGA
- the rpe gene encoding ribulose-phosphate 3-epimerase: protein MKPLQIAPSILSADFTILGQEIRDVEKAGADLIHIDVMDGQFVPNLTAGPMIVEAAGRVTNLPLDVHLMIHDADALIPEFAEAGSQYLTVHVEACPHLHRTVQLIKEKGVKAGVSLNPATALSLIEPILPEVDLLLVMSVNPGFGGQSFIPLVLDKLKAARRMIDAIAPHVLLEVDGGIKVENAKALRKAGADVFVAGSAIFGKRDYAKTIAAMRAEAAKA, encoded by the coding sequence ATGAAACCGTTGCAGATTGCGCCGTCGATTCTCTCGGCCGACTTCACCATCTTGGGTCAGGAGATTCGAGACGTGGAAAAAGCCGGAGCCGACTTGATCCACATCGACGTGATGGACGGGCAGTTCGTGCCGAACCTCACGGCGGGGCCGATGATCGTGGAAGCGGCCGGCCGCGTCACGAACCTGCCCCTCGACGTGCACCTGATGATCCACGATGCGGACGCGCTGATTCCGGAGTTCGCCGAGGCCGGCAGCCAGTATCTCACGGTGCACGTGGAGGCGTGTCCGCACCTGCACCGCACGGTTCAATTGATCAAAGAAAAGGGCGTGAAAGCCGGGGTTTCGCTCAACCCCGCCACGGCGCTGTCGTTGATCGAGCCCATTCTGCCCGAGGTGGATCTCCTCTTGGTCATGTCGGTCAATCCCGGCTTCGGGGGCCAATCCTTCATCCCGTTGGTGCTGGACAAGCTCAAGGCCGCCCGCCGCATGATCGACGCGATCGCGCCGCACGTGTTGCTCGAGGTCGACGGCGGCATCAAGGTCGAAAACGCCAAGGCGCTGCGGAAGGCGGGTGCGGATGTTTTTGTCGCGGGGTCGGCGATTTTTGGCAAACGGGACTATGCCAAGACGATCGCGGCCATGCGAGCGGAAGCAGCGAAGGCGTAG
- a CDS encoding aminoglycoside phosphotransferase family protein, whose product MTDRFDLPSPRRVTPVAGGVINRSYLIELDDGALWVCRVDVEGGRGKLAHEAAVYRWLWERAPGLPIATAYHVDPARDIIPHEYALLPRLPGANLGADIEYLPEAVREPLLEQVGALLRRLHELMDADGGLIDLHHRGQPWRVFVNEWFANMLARCEARLGYAPPWAERARAWMEERIELVPEAPSRVFLHGDFHFGNLQYELLLTPRVSGCFDLEWGWSGHAACDLLHLHEAATRYPEYREPLLAGYGVPSWPPELTVYRLIQSISVLGAAVAGGSDPLWDLMGWHGAVIENVLRDRQPFTGLLRSG is encoded by the coding sequence ATGACCGATAGGTTCGACCTACCGTCGCCGCGCCGTGTGACGCCCGTGGCGGGCGGGGTGATCAACCGGTCGTACCTGATCGAGTTGGATGACGGCGCGCTGTGGGTTTGTCGCGTGGATGTGGAGGGCGGGCGCGGCAAGCTCGCTCACGAAGCGGCCGTGTATCGTTGGTTATGGGAGCGCGCGCCCGGGTTGCCTATCGCCACGGCGTACCACGTTGACCCGGCGAGGGACATCATCCCCCACGAGTACGCGCTGCTTCCCCGGCTGCCGGGCGCGAATCTGGGCGCGGATATCGAGTATCTTCCCGAGGCAGTGCGCGAGCCGCTGTTGGAACAGGTGGGCGCGTTGCTGCGCCGGCTGCACGAGCTGATGGATGCGGACGGGGGACTGATCGACCTCCATCACCGTGGCCAGCCGTGGCGGGTCTTTGTCAACGAATGGTTTGCCAACATGCTCGCCCGTTGCGAGGCGCGGTTGGGCTACGCGCCGCCGTGGGCTGAACGCGCTCGCGCATGGATGGAGGAGCGAATCGAGCTCGTGCCGGAGGCTCCTTCACGCGTGTTCCTGCACGGCGACTTTCACTTCGGGAACCTGCAATACGAGCTGCTGCTGACTCCGCGGGTATCCGGCTGTTTTGATCTTGAGTGGGGGTGGTCAGGTCACGCCGCGTGTGATCTGCTCCACTTGCACGAGGCGGCGACGCGGTACCCCGAATACCGAGAACCGTTGCTGGCAGGATACGGCGTGCCCTCGTGGCCTCCCGAACTTACCGTGTATCGACTCATTCAATCGATCAGCGTGCTCGGCGCGGCGGTGGCGGGAGGTTCCGATCCCTTGTGGGATCTGATGGGATGGCACGGCGCGGTGATCGAGAACGTGTTGCGGGACCGTCAGCCTTTCACGGGATTGCTGCGGAGCGGCTGA
- a CDS encoding carbon starvation CstA family protein translates to MNAVWKHVIWAGIALLCAVAFAIVTGLVRPEENVNALWLVVAAACFYVLAFRFYGRFLGRVVGLDDRRITPAHRLNDGKNFHPTHRWVLFGHHFAAIAGAGPLLGPVLAAQFGYLPGFLWLVIGAVVAGAVQDFVILVGSLRRNGRSLPQIARDEVGPVTGLATAIAVLFIVIVALAGLGLAVVNALAHNPWGTFTLAMTIPIALLMGLYLQRWRPGRVGEVSLIGVGLLLTAVVIGRPVAATPLGAVFDLGRESLVWWLAGYGFLASVLPVWLLLAPRDYLSSFMKVGVVVLLAGGVIAMAPELQMPATTAFIGGGGPIIPGTLFPFVFITIACGAISGFHSLVCSGTTPKMIEREGHALVGYGAMLMESFVGVMALIAATILIPGDYFAINTTLPPDQLTALGFPPVEVGELSRMVETNVVGRPGGAVSLAVGMASIFGSIPGLRGLIAYWYQFALLFEALFILTTIDAGTRVARYLIQELGSAVSPRVADLNWMPGVLASSAVVVAAWGYLIANGTISTVWPMFGAANQLLGTLALCVGTTLLIKMGRARFLWVTVVPMLFVGTITLTASWQLFGFFSAKAAAATVTKDAFNLRLDAWLVALVAILAVVILSDSVRQWYGYLVQKRPYRSTEVSGPEVYSLPTDPGC, encoded by the coding sequence ATGAACGCCGTCTGGAAGCATGTGATTTGGGCCGGGATTGCCCTGCTGTGCGCGGTTGCGTTTGCGATCGTGACCGGGCTCGTTCGCCCGGAGGAAAACGTCAACGCGCTCTGGCTGGTCGTAGCTGCGGCGTGTTTCTACGTGCTCGCGTTCCGGTTTTACGGGCGCTTTCTCGGGCGGGTGGTGGGTCTGGATGACCGCCGCATCACCCCCGCGCATCGCCTCAACGATGGAAAGAACTTTCACCCCACGCACCGATGGGTGCTCTTCGGCCACCACTTTGCCGCGATCGCGGGCGCCGGCCCGTTGCTGGGGCCGGTGCTCGCGGCGCAGTTCGGGTATCTCCCGGGATTCCTTTGGCTCGTGATCGGCGCAGTCGTTGCGGGCGCGGTGCAGGACTTCGTGATCCTGGTCGGGTCGCTTCGCCGCAACGGTCGGTCGCTCCCGCAAATCGCGCGCGACGAAGTGGGGCCGGTCACGGGGCTGGCCACCGCGATCGCCGTATTGTTCATCGTGATCGTGGCTCTGGCCGGGCTGGGCCTTGCCGTGGTCAACGCACTCGCGCACAACCCCTGGGGCACGTTCACGCTGGCCATGACCATACCCATCGCGCTTTTGATGGGGCTGTACCTTCAGCGCTGGCGGCCCGGTCGGGTCGGCGAGGTCTCGCTGATCGGCGTGGGGTTGCTGCTTACCGCGGTCGTGATCGGCCGTCCGGTGGCCGCCACGCCGCTGGGCGCGGTATTCGACCTGGGACGCGAGAGCCTGGTCTGGTGGCTCGCGGGGTATGGATTTCTCGCATCGGTGCTGCCGGTCTGGCTCTTGTTGGCGCCGCGCGACTACCTGTCGTCGTTCATGAAAGTCGGCGTGGTGGTCTTACTGGCCGGCGGCGTGATCGCGATGGCGCCGGAACTCCAGATGCCGGCGACCACGGCGTTCATCGGGGGCGGCGGGCCGATCATTCCCGGCACGCTGTTTCCCTTCGTCTTCATCACCATCGCGTGCGGTGCGATCTCCGGGTTTCACTCCCTGGTGTGTTCCGGCACCACGCCCAAAATGATCGAGCGCGAAGGGCACGCGTTGGTGGGCTACGGCGCGATGCTGATGGAGAGCTTCGTCGGCGTGATGGCGCTGATCGCCGCGACGATTCTCATCCCCGGCGACTATTTCGCGATCAACACCACCTTGCCGCCGGACCAACTCACCGCGTTGGGGTTCCCCCCCGTGGAGGTCGGAGAGCTCTCGCGCATGGTCGAGACCAACGTGGTGGGCCGACCCGGGGGCGCGGTGTCGCTCGCGGTCGGGATGGCCTCTATTTTCGGGTCGATTCCGGGTCTGCGGGGCCTGATCGCGTACTGGTATCAATTCGCGTTGTTGTTCGAGGCGCTGTTTATCCTGACCACGATCGACGCGGGCACGCGCGTGGCTCGGTACTTGATCCAGGAACTGGGAAGCGCCGTGTCCCCACGCGTCGCGGATCTGAACTGGATGCCCGGCGTGCTCGCCTCGAGCGCGGTGGTCGTGGCGGCGTGGGGGTACTTGATCGCCAACGGAACGATTTCCACGGTGTGGCCCATGTTCGGTGCCGCGAACCAATTGCTGGGGACACTGGCGCTCTGCGTGGGCACCACGCTGCTGATCAAGATGGGGCGAGCACGCTTCCTGTGGGTGACGGTCGTCCCGATGTTGTTTGTGGGGACCATTACGCTCACCGCGTCCTGGCAGCTCTTCGGGTTTTTTTCCGCCAAGGCGGCCGCTGCGACCGTGACGAAAGACGCGTTCAACCTCCGTCTCGACGCGTGGCTGGTCGCGCTGGTGGCCATCCTCGCGGTGGTGATTCTCAGCGACTCCGTGAGGCAGTGGTACGGGTATCTCGTCCAGAAGCGCCCCTACCGGTCCACGGAAGTGAGCGGGCCGGAGGTGTACTCGCTTCCCACCGACCCCGGCTGTTAG
- the der gene encoding ribosome biogenesis GTPase Der, with protein sequence MYPRPFVAVIGRPNVGKSTLFNRLIGRRVAVVQDEPGVTRDRNYYAVEYCGTPFTLVDTGGMTGAPPARPSPPRGEGDGERLLADVQRQTDLAIQEADRIIYLMDGRDGLLPIDREIAERLRKIDKPVWYAVNKIDGPKHEAKVMEFYQLGVERLFPISAEHGYGVDELLEAAIPRAEPRTEPTETGTIPRVVVLGRPNAGKSTLINTLLGEERLVTSDVPGTTRDTIDTLVERGGKTYRFVDTAGLRRRGKVSRGVEHFSAERARDALARADIALILIDATEGVVDQETKIVGEVLAAGRACALVINKWDLKPPGETERTAFLTEVTRRFAFVEHAPVLFISALKGAGVGKIFSIIDDVMTAYTTRVSTGDLNRFFEGVVRDHPPPLSKGRPVRLNYITQAGVKPPTFVVFASDAKAVATHYRRYLENALRQRFGFRGTPIRIVVRSKRSR encoded by the coding sequence ATGTACCCGCGACCATTTGTTGCTGTGATCGGGCGGCCCAACGTGGGGAAGTCCACGTTGTTCAACCGCTTGATCGGCCGTCGGGTGGCGGTGGTACAGGATGAGCCGGGCGTGACGCGCGACCGCAACTATTACGCGGTGGAGTATTGCGGCACGCCGTTCACGCTCGTCGATACCGGGGGGATGACCGGAGCCCCCCCCGCCCGTCCCTCCCCTCCTCGGGGGGAGGGTGACGGTGAACGGCTCCTTGCAGACGTTCAGCGTCAAACCGACCTCGCGATTCAGGAAGCCGATCGCATCATTTACTTGATGGACGGCCGTGACGGATTGCTGCCCATTGATCGAGAGATCGCCGAGCGCCTGCGCAAGATCGACAAGCCCGTGTGGTATGCCGTCAACAAAATCGACGGCCCCAAACACGAGGCCAAGGTCATGGAGTTCTACCAGCTCGGCGTCGAGCGTCTTTTCCCGATCTCCGCGGAACACGGATACGGCGTGGATGAGCTGCTGGAGGCCGCGATCCCGAGGGCAGAACCGAGGACGGAACCGACGGAGACCGGGACGATCCCGAGGGTCGTGGTCCTCGGCCGGCCCAACGCCGGCAAATCCACGTTGATCAACACCTTGCTCGGTGAAGAACGGTTGGTCACCAGCGACGTGCCGGGAACGACGCGCGACACCATCGACACGCTGGTCGAGCGGGGAGGAAAGACCTATCGCTTCGTGGACACCGCGGGCCTGCGTCGCCGCGGTAAAGTCAGCCGCGGGGTTGAACATTTCAGCGCAGAGCGCGCCCGCGATGCCCTAGCTAGGGCGGACATCGCGCTGATTTTGATTGACGCGACTGAAGGTGTCGTCGACCAGGAAACCAAAATCGTCGGGGAAGTGTTGGCTGCTGGCCGGGCCTGCGCGCTGGTGATCAACAAGTGGGATCTCAAGCCGCCGGGCGAGACCGAGCGAACCGCATTCCTGACCGAAGTCACGCGCAGATTCGCCTTTGTCGAACACGCGCCGGTGTTGTTCATCTCGGCGCTCAAAGGCGCGGGCGTCGGGAAAATCTTTTCGATCATCGATGACGTGATGACGGCCTACACCACGCGGGTCAGCACTGGGGACCTCAACCGGTTCTTCGAGGGCGTGGTCCGCGACCACCCGCCGCCGTTGTCCAAGGGGCGGCCAGTTCGTCTCAACTACATCACGCAGGCCGGTGTGAAGCCGCCGACATTCGTGGTCTTCGCCAGCGATGCCAAAGCCGTAGCGACCCACTACCGCCGCTACCTGGAAAACGCCCTCCGCCAGCGCTTCGGCTTCCGCGGCACGCCGATCCGCATCGTCGTCCGCTCCAAACGCAGCCGCTAG
- a CDS encoding TetR/AcrR family transcriptional regulator — protein sequence MTLPQRKARELAQRKLEILTVAERLFARKGFFKTSMAEIAQEAEFSVGSLYQFFPSKDAVYVALMENKFAEYLALVQREAAGGKTVFDQLDALIATKFGFFEKHRNFFRIYVTEWGVGECSVKGALGQRISGLREEYLALLTRTMAAGIRRRVFQKLDAREMAHLFDGMMNAIIHQWIVSAGEESLVAKADAIRDVFLRGVLVAQPVGAKMRGR from the coding sequence GTGACCCTTCCACAACGCAAGGCGCGCGAACTCGCGCAGCGGAAACTCGAAATTCTCACCGTCGCGGAGCGGCTGTTCGCTCGCAAGGGGTTCTTCAAAACCAGCATGGCGGAGATCGCGCAAGAAGCCGAGTTCTCGGTCGGCTCGCTCTACCAGTTTTTCCCGTCCAAAGACGCGGTGTACGTGGCGCTGATGGAGAACAAGTTCGCGGAGTATTTGGCGCTGGTGCAGCGCGAAGCGGCCGGCGGCAAGACCGTTTTCGACCAACTCGATGCGCTGATCGCCACCAAGTTCGGCTTCTTCGAAAAACACCGGAATTTCTTCCGGATCTACGTGACGGAATGGGGCGTCGGCGAGTGTTCGGTCAAAGGCGCGCTGGGTCAGCGGATCTCGGGGCTTCGGGAAGAGTACCTGGCCTTGCTCACCAGAACGATGGCAGCAGGCATCAGGCGCCGCGTGTTCCAGAAACTCGACGCGCGGGAGATGGCGCATCTCTTCGACGGCATGATGAACGCGATCATCCATCAGTGGATCGTCAGCGCCGGCGAGGAGTCGTTGGTCGCCAAGGCTGATGCAATTCGGGATGTCTTTTTACGCGGGGTGTTGGTTGCACAACCGGTTGGGGCCAAGATGAGAGGTCGGTGA